In one Nicotiana tomentosiformis chromosome 6, ASM39032v3, whole genome shotgun sequence genomic region, the following are encoded:
- the LOC104113696 gene encoding uncharacterized protein YMR317W-like, with amino-acid sequence MAQLDPLQKISQTSKTPKSNSSTFEQFLHGNERSWSTNTSPTAYDQEEYTPTHGKKSVITKVKEKAKKLKYSLNGKKKLHENDVHDDNSTPSWSVTLDDEDEEDGDPEYLGAPMYESELAPEAYKEAARQHPRADPVVSEKHVVPTSIKHEVIEQDNKETVPDSPSKTITETVTEKLAPAYAAVSDATHAIASKFSGLTLTNSNEQESGNQHAAPKTGHFAESNVNKLGQNASGISSPGKWDKGVSVKEYFVEKFEPGEGERSLSQIITEAMSPRQAASGDKGIVEKMKGAVTSFIRTDDSPKSTENSIKSSAPNNPISTTATFSPKSPSLSSKNIVISTNDNLPQDNPIAMPHKSPNETAASLSHIPEFHSASSSPLIPISTSVHEVVEEQSHGRILQPN; translated from the exons ATGGCTCAACTTGATCCGTTACAAAAAATTTCACAGACATCCAAAACTCCCAAGTCAAATTCATCAACTTTTGAACAATTCTTACATG GAAATGAAAGGAGTTGGTCAACAAATACCTCCCCAACAGCTTATGATCAAGAAGAATATACACCAACTCATGGCAAGAAATCAGTTATCACCAAAGTGAAGGAAAAGgcaaagaaactcaaatacaGTTTAAATGGCAAGAAGAAGCTGCATGAAAATGATGTCCACGACGATAACAGTACACCTTCTTGGAGCGTTACTTTggatgatgaagatgaagaagatggaGATCCTGAATATCTTGGCGCTCCAA TGTATGAATCAGAACTGGCACCTGAAGCTTATAAAGAAGCTGCACGACAACACCCACGAGCAGATCCAGTGGTATCCGAGAAGCATGTTGTTCCCACCAGCATCAAACATGAGGTTATTGAACAAGACAATAAGGAGACAGTACCTGATAGCCCGAGTAAAACCATAACAGAAACTGTAACAGAGAAGTTAGCACCAGCTTATGCTGCAGTATCTGATGCAACCCACGCTATTGCTTCAAAATTTTCAGGCCTCACTCTAACAAATAGCAACGAGCAAGAATCTGGGAACCAGCACGCAGCGCCAAAAACTGGTCATTTTGCTGAGAGTAATGTGAATAAGTTGGGACAAAATGCTAGCGGCATTAGCAGCCCAGGAAAATGGGACAAAGGTGTTTCAGTAAAAGAGTACTTTGTAGAAAAATTTGAGCCTGGTGAAGGCGAGAGATCACTTTCTCAGATCATAACTGAGGCTATGAGCCCTAGGCAAGCAGCTTCTGGTGATAAAG GTATAGTGGAGAAGATGAAGGGTGCTGTAACTTCATTTATTCGGACTGATGATTCCCCCAAATCAACAGAAAATAGCATCAAATCATCAGCTCCAAACAATCCCATTTCTACAACTGCAACTTTCTCTCCTAAAAGTCCCAGCTTGTCTTCTAAGAACATCGTTATCTCTACTAATGATAATTTGCCTCAAGATAATCCCATCGCTATGCCTCATAAGAGTCCCAACGAAACTGCAGCATCATTATCCCATATTCCTGAGTTCCACAGTGCAAGCTCATCACCTCTCATTCCTATCTCCACCAGTGTTCACGAAG TTGTTGAGGAACAAAGCCATGGAAGAATTCTCCAACCTAATTAA